GCGGGTGCCATCAAAGGCGACAATGGTCAACTGGGTCATGGGATCTATCCGGGGCTTGAAGAGCACGCCGTGCGCAACAGTCAGCACGTCACGGCGATGAAGACAAAGACGACACTCTGACCGGATGAACAAGGCCGCTGATATCAGCGGCCGGCGCAGCCGTCAGGCGCGCAGTCTTCTGACAAATCCGCAGACCAGTCAACCGGTGCATAGCAACCTGTAAGCCTTGACTGGCGCGGACACATCACGACGGTTCAGATACGGCAAAGCTTCAGAATGAAATGCTCGGCTTCAACCACAGTTGCGGTAATCGCCGCAATCCGGGCTGCATCGGGGCCTTTGCCTTCGACTTCGGCAGCAGCTTCTGCCACCTTGAAGGCACCGACGGCACTGGCCGCACCCTTCAGGCGATGGGCGATGGCAACCGGATCAGCGGACGCGTTGGCGAGACCCTGCAGACAGCTGCGCGCCTGCTTTGCAAACATCTGCAAAACCTCGATTTCCAAGGCCTTATCGCCCATGGTCTGCGTGGCAAGATGGACCAGATCGATCGGTCGTGCCTTGGACGGGCTCAGTCCGGATTGTACTTCTGGAGCTTCGAAAGCGATATTGACGGCAGCCATGACCCTTAAGATCCTTTTTGTTATGATACGGTTCTCATATTCAGGATGGTTGTCAATCGTGGGATTGGGGTTAAATTCGGGCCAGACGGCCGCGGATATTTATCCTTATGGTTAATTTCCGTTAAAGGCCGTCAGATTATGTGTTTTCGCGGCCTGAGATCCTTTAAATTGTGTTAATAAGCTTGATATCTCTTTGGGATAAGCCGTGCCGTTAATTGTAACAGTATCTGGAATGTGTCACTACGGAACGGGTAGAAAGGCAGATTTAGCCTTAGGCTTTGCTGCTAGACCCTGTAGTGCTATGGATGACCATTGCAGGCCAGGGAATTGAGCGCAAATCCGGCGAGATCTGCCGAAATTCAGTCCGGATGGCCGGGAAAACCGGCCAAATGGGTGCGGGGACTGGATGATTAAGGTGTTAGCCGCGTTTGCCGGGCCTTATAAGCAATCCGGTCGGGCAATGCGGCCTGAGTAGGCGTAAGCGAGGCGTACCTATGGCGACCAAAAAGACAAGCGAGTCGATTGACGATAGCGCTTTCCAGGCCCTCGAGGCAGCCCTGAGGATCGACTTCGAGGAAGAAGACGATACGCCAGTGCGTGGCCCCGCGCCTGTAGCGGCGGAGGCAAAAGTGTCCGACACACCGAGACAGACCAGGCCTGCACCACGGACCTCCGCGCCGCAAGCGGATACGACAGCCAATGAAAAAGAGCGGCTGCGGGCCGCGGCCCAGGCAAAAGCTGCCAAGGCTCCAAAGCCTGCTTCCGCTACGACCGCCGATCCTGCGCCTAAGTCCCCTTCCCTTGCCCCTGCCAACGATGCGTCCCGCCGCAGCTCATCCGCCGTGTTGAAATCGCTTGATGCCGGATCGATGGGCGGCGCGTTGCGCAATGCCACCATCGTTTCGATTCTCTGGGGCGCCGGTGGCCTGGCTCTGTCGCAATTGCTCTATGGCTCCCAGATCTGGAGCGGCGGCGCTGCCGCCATTTTCGCCAATCCGGGCATTATCGCCATTCTCGTTGGCACTGTCCTGCCGATCTTCGTGTTCTTTTCCTTTGCCATCATGATGTCGCGGGCGCAGGACATGCGCAACGCCGCCCGCTCCATGGCAGAAGTCGCCTTGCGCCTGTCCGAGCCAGAAACCGTCGCCTCCGAGCGTATCATGTCGGTCGGTCAGGCCGTGCGCCGCGAAGTCTCGGCGATGAACGAGGGCATTGAGCGCACCATCGCGCGCGCCACCGAGCTGGAAACCCTGGTTCATTCCGAGGTGACCGCGCTGGAGCGCAGCTATACCGATAACGAGCTTCGGGTTCGCAGCCTGGTTCAGGAATTGTCCGCAGAACGTGACGCCATCGTCAACCATGCCGATCGCATCCGCTCCTCCATCGTGGGTGCCCATGACCAGTTGAAGGAAGATCTGTCGCTGGCGACAGAAGAAATCGGCATTCGACTGGCGACATCAGGCGAGGCTTTTGCCTCGATGATCGATATGCGCGCCGCAACGATCATGGAGAAATCCAACACCGCCGCCACGACGCTTGGATCGCTGCTGACCGCCAAGACCGACGAAATGGTCCAGACATTGGGTGCCGCCGGTTTCTCGCTGTCGAGCGAATTCGACAACCGTTTGCAGGCCCTCACAGGCTCGATGTCTACTCACGGCGAAGAAATCCTGCGCCAGTTTGAAACCCGCGCCTCGACGCTTGACGCCAATACCGAAAAGCTCAATGCGGCACTCAACGATCGCGCTCGTCAGTTGAACGAAACGCTGGTCGCCCGCACCCGCGAAATTGCCCAGAGCTTCACCCAGGGTGAAGCGTCGATCAGCGGCAGTCTGGATAGCGCGCTGTCTCGCCTCAACGCCTCTCTTGAGGAAAAATCGGTTTCGTTCCGCCAGAGCTTGCAAACCAATGCCGAAGATGCGCTTGTTGATATCGACATCCGCTCCGGCCTGTTTGAAGACCGGATGCAGGCGACGATTGGCCAGATCAACGCCACGTTCGACGACCGGATGACTGAATTCGCCACCGCGTTCGATCAGCGTGCCGGCACGCTCGACAGCAAGTTGAGCGAAAGCCTGCTTCGGATCAACGAGACCATGGCGGGTGGCTCGGAAACCATTGATGGCATCCTGACGACCTCGATCGACCGCCTCGGCAATACGATGACCGACCAGTCTTTCGCGCTGGCCGCAACCCTTGGCGGCAACCAGGAAGCGTTGACCGAAGCCCTTTCCAGCCATTCGCGGGAACTGGCGGACGCCCTCGAGCGGCGCCGCCGCGAACTGGACGAAACGATTTCCAACGCCCAGAGCCGCATCGACCAGATCATGGCCGAACGTGGCACAGCCTTGACCGAAGCCCTCAACACCAGCCAGACCCGTTTTGACGAAACGCTGGGCAGCCGCTCGGAAGCGGTGATCAACCAGCTCACTGGCAGCCATGATCGCATTTCCGACCTGCTGCAAAATGCCTCTTCCGGCATTGTCGAAGCTGTCACCTCGTCCGAAACCCGTCTTGCTAACACGCTGGACCGCAAGGCACAGACGATCATAGAGGCCGCCGATGGTGCCGACGCCCGCATCGAGGCCGCTCTCAGCGACAAGGCCGATGCGATCCGTGCCGCCTATGAAACAAACCATGAGCGGCTGACATCAGTTCTCGATGCCAAGGTCGAGCAACTCGAACAGACGGCCCTTGCCGTCGATAGCCGTGTCGAGGCTGCTTTTGGCAACAAGGCGGATGCGATCCGTGCGGCCTATGAAGAAAGCGAGGCGCGCCTTACCCGTACGCTCGACGGCAAGGTTGACCAGATCACCGATGCAGCGACCGAGGCCGATATGCGCATCGAACTTGCGCTC
The nucleotide sequence above comes from Agrobacterium vitis. Encoded proteins:
- a CDS encoding Hpt domain-containing protein, with product MAAVNIAFEAPEVQSGLSPSKARPIDLVHLATQTMGDKALEIEVLQMFAKQARSCLQGLANASADPVAIAHRLKGAASAVGAFKVAEAAAEVEGKGPDAARIAAITATVVEAEHFILKLCRI